The genomic interval TTAGggctaaataaataatattaatattaataataatattaatattaagaATAATCATTTACCCTGTAGCCAAGACATATACAGATACACTGTCAAGCTCCCTGGACTTTTTACTCAGATTGCTCTCTCCACCACCCCATCTGACTGCAAGCTCAAGCTCCCATCAGCTGCTCCGGCCTCGGGTCTGCCACGCTGCACTTTCTCCCAGCGCTCATTTCAGTGTGGGCATCCCTGGCTACCGCCCGGCACGCAGGCTGTGGAAATGCCGAGTCACAGCTCGGCCCCGGCAGAGGGGGAGATGCACCGGGGCGAGGGCCGAGGAACCCGGGCCGGCACCTGCTGAGTGAGGGGCACCCCGCGGCTGCCCTCCGCATGGGAATAACCCGGGAAATGCAGACTGCGCCGCCCGGGCTGCGGCCGAGATGGCGCAGGGGGACGAACCTCGCCGGGCGCAGGGAGCGCCCGAGCTTCCTACCCACGGACACGCATGAAATGGCGGCGCCGCCCGGCCgccccccctcccgccccgtGGTGTTGCCGGCGGCGAGGGCGGGCGGCCCCACGCACTCCCAGCCGGCGTGGGAAGAGAGGGAGGCGGGGAAGGGGCGGCCCGGAGCCGCCGTGCGCGGCAAGGTGCGGCCCAGGTGCCCGGGATATATCAGGAGCCGCGGGGGAGCGGGTCGGTGGCCTCGATGGCGGCCCCCGCCATGGCCGAGCCGCGCTCCAAGCGGCCCCGCGTCACGCTGCCCGCCTGCCCCGCACACCGCCAGCTCCCCGGCAGCCGCGTCCGCCAGAGCTTCCCGCCCGCCGTGGAGGAAGGGCTCTGCGGCGTCACCGGCGCCCTGCTGGAGCTCGCCTACTGCCTGCAGGCGCTGGTAAGACAGCGGGACGGGGCCGGGAGGAGGAAGGCTCCGGGAGGCGGCCGAGGGCGCAGCAGGGATCGCTCCTCGACCGGCCCGGACAGCCGCCCCGTACCGGGAGGAGGGGTAGGGGCATGGCCGGGGTCCGGGGCAGGTCCCGTCGACGCTGCCGGGGGTTCAGGAGGGTTTGAAGGAGCGGGGCCTGCCCTGCCACTTGACCCAGCGGGATTTAGGGGCTCGCTTTGCAACCGGACCTGACCCGCCGGGCTCCGCGCCGCTGCCTGCGCGCTTACCCCGGGGCGGCCGCTGGCAGCGCTGGGACCGGCGGTGATGGATGAACCCGGCACTCCGGTACTTCGGGTAACTCCCATCCAGGGTTACGCCTGTGGAAAGAGGGACAGGAACAGGGGCCGGTAAAGCTTTGGGGTATAGCTTGTGGGTGTTATTTTCCCCAAAACTTTGTTTGTAAAATAGCCACGTGTGGTTAACTGGTGATGTAACAGTTTGTGAACATTGCCATTCAGGCTGAGCTTGCAGCTCTACAAGCGAGAAAGCTGGACATGGATTAAAAAGTTACCCCTGATAGCATGTTACATGCATGCCAAAATTGTTTCTGGCTACACATCAAACATTAATGCAACGCGTATTTTAACAAAGCCATtaaagtaaaaaacccaaaattatcAATGAGGTCCCTTCTGATAATAGTAACCATccactgagaaacaaaataaattatattcaaTATAAGCCCAGGATCCCTTGATTGAGGTTGGTGTTAAGtatcaaataaaaattcaagtaTGTAGTAAAACCTTCACTGTTAAACATGTGGATTAAAGTAGTATTAGTGATAGGTAGCTGGGTGAGATGGAGAAAAGCTCAATTATAAACTGGCTATGGATAAATATTAAAGGACAGGACTTCTGGTAGAAGTAGAGAGGTTTTTCATTTAAGACTGTTACTACCTAATTTATTGCAGAAATTTGAATGAAGCTCTTCAAAGTGATTGTGCCAGTAGACCAGCTTCCATGGGAAGGGTCTCCTGAGTTCTGATAAAGACATATTCTGATGCAAGTGATTTGGTCCAGCAAATCTTATCCCTTGTTTTTTGTGTGCTTAGGGTGAATATTTTGACCAATCACATGTGGCTCTACCAAATGTTTCAAAGTTCTTCTTACATCAAGctctggaagagagaaaagctgcagaggCTCTGATGAAGTATCAGCAAGAACGAGGAGGCCATTACTGTTCTAAAACCATCCAGGTATGTAGTAGGCAATAAACTTTCCAGCAGTTGCAATGGCAGTAATTACTCTTAACTTCTTGCATCAGATTATTGGTACTTCAAGTCTCTGCATTCATCCACTATTAGATTTCCAAATATACTTCCCTGTCATATTAGTGTACATGGGTTTGTTCTTGATTGTGATGTTCAGAAACTGTCAGACACACAGTCCTGACTCTATGTAGTTGCTCTCTATCCCAAAAGATTATGAACAATGGTCCCCTTTTCTTTCACTCAGCTGAAGACTACTGCTTCCAGTGTGTTGTCATGGATTATGAGACtaatcttaaaatatatttaagcaACCTGCTTGTCTCCTTCACATTATAGGAGCCCTAGAAGCCATTAGCACCTAAGAAAGGTGGGAGAAACATCCAACCTGGGGCAGTAGTTGATATGTTGTAGCACAGCTCAAGATAGAATATGAACTAGAGAAGTTGCAGGAAACCATCAATGAATACAGCAATACAAGGTGTTCTTCTAAACAAATGTCATTCTCTCTTTAGAAACCAAACTGTGAGCATGCAGTCGGTCTGATGAAAGCCCTGGAATTAGCAATGGCTCAGTGGAAAACGATGAGCCGCTATTTTGAAGAGCTTTATGCCCTGAGTATTGAAAATGCAGATCCTCACAGTGCAAGCACCATCAAGAAACAATTCATCGGGCCCCAAATGCAGAAGATTAAACTGATGGGAGATCTGCTGACCAATGCTCGCAGGCTCGACTGCTCCCAGGATGGCAGAAACAGCCTCGGGGATTACTTCATGGACCGGCTGCAGGAGGAGTTCAGAACAGGCACAGAGCCCGAGTGgaggcagcactgcagcccctgcccacctccccagcagtgtgcaggagctgcagagaggatgAAGAGACCCCAGAGAGAACCCTCCCAGCACAGAAATGGCGTGGGGCCAATCTATGCAACCATCCACTGCATGGCCACGCTGCCACACTGTAACCACGGGACAGGAGCAAAGGGGAAGCAAGACAGGGAGGGACTGTAAcgctgtggctgctgcaggaggcagggtGTTCTGTCCTGATTTACACCTTTTCCCCACATCCTCTGTTGAGTAATAGCTCCAAATCTAGTCCATACAGTTATGTTGTTTTAAGTGCAGCAAGACTCATAGTTAGCTCCAGACATGTTGCAGACTAATGTTGCAGACATTGTCACACTTTTACCTATGCAGTGCTTCCTAGCATTTAAGCCTTTTTTGTCTTAAATTGTAGTCAGTGGAAATTATATTTAACAGATAGAtaacttttcttaaaaacaaacaaaatgcaacTTTAGtacaagaaaactttttttatgTGGCAGAAAATCCAAAGGTTTAGTTTTATATTATTagatattttatattcttaacAGATATTATACATTACTAACAGATAAACTAACATaatgaactttttaaaaagacttattttaaaatgaaattttcttatttctgtcaTAGTAGCaatttaagtaaaataaatttacttaCCACACAGCTATTTCTAGTGGTGTACTTCTTCAGGATGAAGGATGCAAGCATTTCCTCAGCAATGGGAATTGGGGCACCACCAGATTTAAGGCCCTTTACTTTAGCCAGCTTGGTCAAAGTTCAAAGGTGTCCAAATTCCTTCCATTCATCTCCTGCAGTAGTGCCTCTCTTTCTGTGTGCTTGGCCACCAAGGTCACCTGACAAGAGTAACTGCCCAGatcagctgcctgcagctggttTTTTGGTCATTGTAtacaacatttttaaatgcatttggGGTTTGCTTCATTAAAAGCTTAGCTTACACTTTTATGTAATATTGTAAGTGATACTCCTATTAtgcttgaaaataaattcagctcAATGTTAAAAAGGGCACTCTGCATCACTGTATTCCTCAATTTACTACATGGGCATGCTAGTATTCTTCTACAAGGTGAATTGCATATGTTTGCAAAGCTACACCAGTACTTTGCTACTAAAAAGttgcagaaaatggaaaagtagaccacagaatgaaaacaaattccAGAAAGCTGCAGTAAAATAAGAACACTGCACACTGAAACACTTTCAGTAAATGCCTTTATACAGGGCTGCAGCTCAGTGGCCATTTCCACAAAACTGTGTTAGCCCACCTACTTTCTGTTGATGTTGTAACACAGGACAGACAATTACAGTGCTGATGCTTCCCCAGTGTTTCTCTAAACATGATTCAGCTTGGCAAGgagtgatggtggtggtgaCTTTAAACCAAGCCCTGTATTAATCAGTAGAAATACTGCAGTGTACCACTGGAATGGCACAAGCACTTCTAACAACATGCTACATTTGCCTGTGTAGAGATGGCTGCTCTCTGATAGAGCAGTAGTTTAAAAGATATTTCCATCTGGGCTACATTCCATCACCCATCCTCATGCTGAGCATACCTTATTCAACAATTAGTTCCACTGACTGCAACTCAACATGAGTAAGAGCAATGGAATCCATCTCTCTCAGTATTAAAATATACCTCACCAACTATGAACAGAGCAAAGCTACTCATTGAATTATTAACTAGTGCCATATAAAACCATGTAAAATACTACTGGTAATGCTTGGTCTACTTTTACAagtcttttctttaaaagttgGTGAACTTCTGAAATATAGGTATAGCCCTCTCCATGGTTTCCAGCACTTAAGACTGTCTTACCTTAAATGAATTCTAACTTAACAAAGAGcccaaaatttaaatttttcaaagcCAGTTacttgccttttctttttccctgaaaggCTGCCACATCTGTTTCTCAGAAACTCTTCTCATATTCATCTTTGTAGGCCAAATGTATCCACACTTTCTCAGATTTTAGGTCTTTCTCTATTTTCCAGAACACATTCTGGGCCCCCTGGCCCTAtcctatgaaaacaaaaagccaaatgaGTCAGTTATTATAGATGAAACCAcaagctgcttctgctgagaGGGCACACACACTTGTAAATGTGACCTCAGACTTTTTAACAGTACCTTTCTATTGTGTATAGGATGAGTCCGTCCATTCTTCTCAGCACAGGAAGTACAATCTACCTTTACCTTCCCAACTTCCTTTTTAATCACACCCTGAAAGAAAGGAGGTGAGGGATGAATGTGGAATGGGTTTAAGAGCAACAACACTTAGAGAAACTTTACAAAGTCTCTCTCTGCTGAATGTTTGTTCATCCACACACTCTGTACTTCCAAAGCAATGCCCAAACCATCCAAATATACAGCCTGGGGCAGCTCAGAACAGCAATAGCAGTGCCAGTACCCTAAATACAGCATCCAAATGGGAAGCTCTGGACTTAACCTTCAGTGAAACTATGACTTGGAGCCACAGAGGTTCCAAACAGGAATTACCAATACCATCCCTCTAAATGCTTGCCATAGGCACTACCTTGGGATCTTGCTGCTGCCTGTTGTCAGAGTAAAAAATTCACTTTAAGTCTCTAATCATACTGTCCCTAATCCTCTCCACTAAAGCTACACCAAGTTGAGAAGAACACTACATGATTTTTTGTTGGTGGGATGTTTTTTCAGGCTCCACCATCCAAGGCAACTTCTGGACAAACCCATCTTTGGGAATAATACTGAAAAGTGAAAGTTAGttctggtggcagcaggagggaaggagtCCTCAAGGACACTTTCACTGGAAGATTGCTCTGAGCAGAATTCACCATCTGGTCACGGCCACCTCCTGACTTTTTCACTTAGGTGAATTCATGCACTTTAAATGTGTTCATGAGCAATTTTTGGCAGCCTCTTTGTATTGCTTGTCCGAGTCCCAGCATTTGTTAACACTTTGCCCAGGGTAATCACTATGTGCACAAGCCCCAGAGTGCCTTATCCTGGGTTAACCTAGAAAAACACAGTGGCAGAATACACTGGCTAAGTATTAGGTAAAAGTACCTTTTCCACAAAGGAAACCAGAGCTCTGGAGAGACCTTGTAATGAGTGGGTCACTCAGCTAGCACCAAGCCTTGATACCTGTATTTATATGGTCAGGTTTTACAGCATAAAGCTGTTTCTCATTCATACTTATGCATTATTGTATACCTAGAActatttcaaatgcaaattatttttacttttttaattgttcaatgaagaatttttaaaaaatatatctgttcATTCCTTCTGGATCAAAGGATCTCTGTGATAACAGTGAAGTGTTTCCACAAGTTTGCTACTCTGGCTCTCagaaacagctggaaaataaCTTCTAAGTGTATAAGGATGGTCAGCAGCTGATCTCCTTGGCATATGCCACTCTTCAGCATTGGATACAGTAAAAGAACAAAACCGTACATAGTctaaaacatacttttttttttaaatagaaatgtcATCTTTTAGAGATAATGACAGAACGTGACTAACAGTTCTGACCTCTGTACTTGAAGTAATTTAAATAGTAGAAAATGAGAGCTGCAAATTGGGAATTCTTGCAAAAATCAAATCATGTAACAGCAAAAGCCACACCAAATTCTGAGAAGTTGTAGGCACAGGGATAGGGGCCCAGGTCATTGATGGATGTGTTTTACTTTTCCACATTGTCACATTTGCTTCCACATTCCACATTTGTCAGCCCCATT from Heliangelus exortis chromosome 18, bHelExo1.hap1, whole genome shotgun sequence carries:
- the LOC139804833 gene encoding ferritin light chain-like isoform X1, encoding MAAPAMAEPRSKRPRVTLPACPAHRQLPGSRVRQSFPPAVEEGLCGVTGALLELAYCLQALGEYFDQSHVALPNVSKFFLHQALEERKAAEALMKYQQERGGHYCSKTIQKPNCEHAVGLMKALELAMAQWKTMSRYFEELYALSIENADPHSASTIKKQFIGPQMQKIKLMGDLLTNARRLDCSQDGRNSLGDYFMDRLQEEFRTGTEPEWRQHCSPCPPPQQCAGAAERMKRPQREPSQHRNGVGPIYATIHCMATLPHCNHGTGAKGKQDREGL
- the LOC139804833 gene encoding ferritin heavy chain-like isoform X2, giving the protein MDEPGTPVLRGEYFDQSHVALPNVSKFFLHQALEERKAAEALMKYQQERGGHYCSKTIQKPNCEHAVGLMKALELAMAQWKTMSRYFEELYALSIENADPHSASTIKKQFIGPQMQKIKLMGDLLTNARRLDCSQDGRNSLGDYFMDRLQEEFRTGTEPEWRQHCSPCPPPQQCAGAAERMKRPQREPSQHRNGVGPIYATIHCMATLPHCNHGTGAKGKQDREGL